Proteins found in one Gigantopelta aegis isolate Gae_Host chromosome 12, Gae_host_genome, whole genome shotgun sequence genomic segment:
- the LOC121386760 gene encoding uncharacterized protein LOC121386760 encodes MTNFVIGAVVVCTIMHLMTANPTFTACRGQDVLFNWAYEIDNNSVLEIIQWSKHFSEIASWRNDSKGIIVRPEFRDRVVLFENGTFTLKSVDFGDGDDITDDYKLTLFGHLKYSTEHERIVWYSQRTVLRVEQCDPVSSMELTVSGSVDSSLKIMRWTSVEFTCVIQGAKPPVNDSQVTWHREVSPNTVQILTGVSGPLVTVNSTSTVSFTYMARPEHHGQKVFCAARNKWMEIKGDPPFSSKKIELNVTNPMSSVEMKVSGSVRSSFKIMRWTSIEFTCVIRDAKPPVNDSQVTWHREVSPDTVQILTGDSGPLVTVDSTSTVSFTYTARPEHHGQKVFCAARTTPMEINHDLAFLSNKIEINVMNPVDSVELKVSGSVRSSFNIMRWTSVEFTCVIEDAKPPVNDSQVTWHREVSPDTVQTLTGVSGPLVTVNRTSTVNFTYTARPEHHSEKVFCAARTTPMQINGDEAFPSNKIKLDVMNPINSIELMVSGSVRSSFNILRLTSVEFTCVIRDAKPPVNDSQVTWHREVSPETVQTLTGVSGPLVTVDRTSTVNFTYTARPVHHGQKVFCAARTTPMQINGDEAFPSNKIKLDVMSGSLHFEGSLDQAHLNEAFRVTCTVSNTEHVNDRILFYKKTASAAGDVFASLHQASDKCSEGKGLPPPAGYSVWCGLGTDNASSVSKMYSLRIHDVQQRDVTDWWCQLEAARTRSNTYQLQIFSLKKGNRAGLRKVVKASQASCLESTALAIMGIVFVLVTLF; translated from the exons ATGACAAACTTCGTGATTGGTGCTGTCGTCGTCTGCACCATTATGCACCTGATGACTGCGAACCCGACGTTTACTGCATGCAGGGGCCAGGACGTCCTCTTCAACTGGGCTTACGAGATCGACAACAACAGCGTACTGGAAATAATCCAGTGGTCTAAACATTTTTCAGAAATCGCTTCCTGGCGAAATGATTCAAAGGGAATCATAGTAAGACCAGAGTTCCGGGACAGAGTGGTCCTGTTCGAAAATGGGACGTTTACCCTCAAATCGGTGGACTTCGGTGATGGCGATGATATCACCGATGATTACAAGCTGACTCTGTTCGGACACTTGAAATATAGTACTGAACACGAACGGATAGTCTGGTACTCACAAAGAACCGTGCTACGCGTTGAGCAATGTG ATCCTGTGAGCAGCATGGAGTTGACGGTATCTGGGTCAGTAGACAGTTCGCTGAAGATTATGCGATGGACTTCAGTCGAGTTCACGTGCGTCATACAAGGTGCCAAGCCACCTGTCAACGACTCCCAGGTCACGTGGCACAGGGAGGTGTCGCCAAATACTGTACAGATACTGACGGGCGTTTCAGGACCGCTGGTCACCGTGAACAGCACCTCGACAGTCAGTTTCACGTACATGGCCCGTCCAGAACACCACGGTCAGAAGGTGTTCTGTGCAGCCAGAAACAAGTGGATGGAAATAAAAGGTGATCCGCCATTTTCAAGCAAGAAGATAGAGCTGAACGTGACGA ATCCCATGAGCAGCGTCGAGATGAAGGTATCTGGGTCGGTACGCAGCTCCTTTAAAATCATGCGATGGACTTCAATCGAGTTCACGTGCGTCATACGAGACGCCAAGCCACCTGTCAATGACTCCCAGGTAACCTGGCACAGGGAGGTGTCGCCGGATACTGTACAGATACTGACGGGCGATTCGGGACCGCTGGTCACCGTGGACAGCACCTCGACAGTCAGTTTCACGTACACGGCCCGCCCAGAACACCACGGTCAGAAGGTGTTCTGTGCTGCCAGAACCACGCCCATGGAAATTAATCATGATCTGGCTTTTCTAAGTAACAAGATAGAGATCAACGTGATGA ATCCCGTAGACAGTGTCGAGTTGAAGGTATCTGGGTCGGTACGCAGCTCCTTTAACATCATGCGATGGACTTCAGTCGAGTTCACGTGCGTCATAGAAGACGCCAAGCCACCTGTCAATGACTCCCAGGTGACGTGGCACAGGGAGGTGTCGCCGGATACTGTACAGACACTGACGGGCGTTTCGGGACCGCTGGTCACCGTGAACAGGACCTCGACAGTCAATTTCACGTACACGGCCCGTCCAGAACACCACAGTGAGAAGGTGTTCTGTGCTGCCAGAACCACGCCCATGCAAATAAATGGGGACGAGGCTTTTCCAAGCAACAAGATAAAGCTGGACGTGATGA ATCCCATAAATAGCATTGAGTTGATGGTATCTGGGTCGGTACGCAGCTCCTTTAACATCTTGCGATTGACTTCAGTCGAGTTCACGTGCGTCATACGAGACGCCAAGCCACCTGTCAACGACTCCCAGGTGACGTGGCACAGGGAGGTGTCGCCGGAAACTGTACAGACACTGACGGGCGTTTCGGGACCGCTGGTCACCGTGGACAGGACCTCGACAGTCAATTTCACGTACACGGCCCGTCCAGTACACCACGGTCAGAAGGTGTTCTGTGCTGCCAGAACCACGCCCATGCAAATTAATGGGGACGAGGCATTTCCAAGCAACAAGATAAAGCTGGACGTGATGA GTGGATCTCTCCATTTCGAAGGATCTCTGGACCAGGCTCACCTGAACGAGGCCTTCCGAGTCACCTGCACTGTCAGCAATACGGAACACGTCAACGACCGCATCCTCTTTTACAAGAAGACGGCGTCAGCAGCGGGGGACGTGTTTGCCTCGCTCCACCAGGCAAGCGACAAATGCTCAGAGGGAAAAGGTTTGCCTCCGCCTGCCGGCTACTCTGTGTGGTGTGGGCTGGGAACCGACAACGCATCATCTGTGAGCAAGATGTACAGTCTTCGAATACACGACGTACAGCAGCGTGACGTCACAGACTGGTGGTGTCAGCTCGAGGCGGCGCGCACGCGCAGCAACACGTACCAGCTGCAGATCTTCA
- the LOC121385865 gene encoding uncharacterized protein LOC121385865, whose translation MIRRTDHDYRRGNQWNYVSWAVIVALFAILSAFTYLKFHEDRRVDGIIDALAATCETTEPERMGKCFKELLSNRANSGTFQQFHLDELKEKVKNLEASLGYPAPDSGEFRELSARLDEVTEQQKETTSLLEKTKTDVSSLRTELTELDQRMNEKMMKSNSLMSKQR comes from the exons ATGATTCGCCGTACAGACCATGACTATAGACGTGGAAACCAGTGGAACTATGTGTCGTGGGCCGTCATTGTAGCACT gtttGCTATTTTAAGTGCGTTCACATATCTAAAGTTTCATGAAGATCGACGGGTGGACGGTATTATTGATGCACTGGCAGCCACGTGTGAGACAACAGAACCAGAACGTATGGGCAAATGCTTTAAAGAATTACTTTCAAATCGAGCCAACAGCGGAACGTTTCAGCAGTTTCACTTAGATGAGCTGAAAGAGAAAGTTAAAAACTTAGAAGCTTCTCTCGGATATCCAGCCCCCGATTCAG GGGAGTTTAGAGAGCTATCGGCGAGACTGGACGAGGTCACTGAGCAGCAGAAAGAGACTACGTCACTGTTAGAGAAAACCAAAACAGATGTGTCAAGCCTCAGAACGGAACTAACCGAACTCGATCAACGCATGAATGAAAAAATGATGAAATCTAACTCTCTGATGTCAAAACAACGGTGA